The Polynucleobacter sp. VK25 genome segment AAAAAGTGATGGGTACTCAATTAGTGATTTTTCTTCAGCCATATGGTCTTTCTATTGATTCTTATTTGCGATGATCTGGCATGCCTAACCAAGCGCCAGTAATGATGTTGCGAATGCAGTGCAGTCGACGATGGAAAAAATGATCTGCCCCAGGAACTACCTGCACAGTGAGCTCTTGTGGGCGCGCCCAATCCAAAACATCGACCAAAGGAATGGTTTCATCTAATTCACCATGAATCAAAATCGTATCGGCAGGGACTTGGGCCAACGTCCATTTGCCAGCGGCGCTTCCTACCATCACCAAGCGTTCAGCTGGACGACCCAGATCTGAAAGTCTTTGCACCAAATGACTACCAACAAAACTTCCAAAAGAGAATCCTGAAACCACCAAGGGTAAAGTGTTTGAGTTTGCCACCCAGGATTGATTTGCAGTAGCCTCGAATTGCCCCCAGCTAGACGGCGTGCGCATCCAGTCAGTAACGTGAAGTAGATCTTCTAATTCACCCACGCCGTTATCATGAATACCTTCTGTCCCACCGACACCACGAAAGTTTGGACGCACGCTTACGTAACCCAATTGGTTGAAAGCCCGTGCCATCGTTTGCGCAACTTTGTTATCCATTGTTCCACCCATCAAAGGATGTGGATGCGCGATAAGAGCCAAACCACGCACTACAAATGCAGGATCATTTTTTAATTCATCCGGAAGATCAATGGACATTTCCATTGATCCAACAATTCCCTGAATATGAATTACTTTAGTGCGACTATTCATAAAAAACTTTCAGCTCTTCAAATTATTAAGTCAGCTGCAAGCGCTCTACTGGGCGTCCTGCAATTAAGTGAGATTGGATGATTTCTTCAACATCATCCTTATCCACAAAGGTGTACCAAGTGCCTTCCGGATAGATGACCATCACAGGCCCATCAGAGCATCGATCTAAGCACCCAGCTTTATTCACGCGAATCTTCCCAGGGCCTGCAAGACCAAGCTCTTTCACTCTTTTTTTGGCATAGTCGAATAAAGCAAAGGCATTGTGCTGATCGCAACACTCCTCGCCATTGCTGCGCTGATTTAAACAAAAAAATAGGTGGTGTGAAAAACTCATAAAAAAATTATATTCATCAATGTTTCGGTTTAGGGGCTATGGCGCTTCGAATCATCCAAACAAGAGCCAAAGGTAACCATACTACTGAAACCCACTGCATCAGTTCATTAAAGTGCAATAGACGCCCTTGATACCAATGCCTTAGCGTCAGTATGAAATAGGGATTGTCAGGCAAAATATTTACCGCAATTGTGGTGCCAAGCAAGCAAATCAACGCTATCCAGAACTTAGTTCGTGGCATTAACGGCAAAGCCCATTTCAGCAAGATGCTGCCTAAGGCCATTCCCCAAAGAGCGCCGGCAGTAAGCCAAATCAAACTAAATTCAGTGCCAAATTGAAGGGCAGTAAACAAAATCTTGATTAATACCGTTAGACCAAGCAACCCATTCAGGATCCGCCACTGCGGAGCCTTAGTGCGGAGTCCTAGCGAGAGCAACAAAGCAACGCCAAGCCAGCAGAGCGTTGTGATAACCGTCTCTTGAATGACGTGGTTAATTACTAAAGTGCCCCAATCTACCGAGCCAAAGATGGCATGCCCCCACACTCCCGTCCCAAGCCAAGAGCTTTGGGGATAAATTTGCGACCATGGAAATAAAAGAAACAAGGCGCAAGCTGCCCAATTCAGCCCAAACCATTGATCAAAACGTCTACGGATTGCACTCCCAGAAAGCCACTGTGGTCCAAGAGGAATCGCTAACAAGCCTCCCAATAGACCACCCAAAATATTAGCCCACCAGTCCATCTGACTTGGTATTCGAGTAGGCAACCAAGACTGCAAAGTCTCTACGCTCAGCGCCAAAGATGCACTTAAGCCCAGAGCAATTCCAAGCGCTACATAGTTGCGCCAACGTGGATAGGCTGCAAACATCACCAAAAATCCAAACGGAATATAGGCCAAGATATTGGCCGACACGTCAAATAGCGTAATAAAACGAGGCAAAGGTGCATTTAGCCATGCCCATGCCACTATGCCGTTCTTAAAATCAAAGTCAAAGGGGTTGAGGCTGACATAGAGGATCAAAAGCGCGTAGCTCAAGCTCATAGCCCTAGCCAATGGCATAGCCTGGAGAGGCCATACCAACTTTCGGGGTCGCTGATCTTTTTGATCCATCCCACAATTCTAGGTCAGACCTTTCTACAATGGCGGAATGACTGCAAATTGCATCCTTGAGCGCGTTAGTGAGACCAAATCCACAAACGATGATCTTTTGACGCGCTGGCGTGCGGGCGAGCTTATCGACCCTGTCGCTCGTATTGCGCACAAACAAACTGCTGGCAAAGGAAGGGCTGGTCGATCATGGTTGGCCAATCCAGAAGATTCCCTCTGCTTTTCTTTGGCATTTCCATTTAAAAGAACCCCTGCTGAACTCAGCGGACTTAGTCTATTGGTAGGCTTAGCGGTGATTACTGGCATTGCGCAGGCTTGCGATCTCAGTGAGGCACAGCTTCAGGCTGCGGGACTTCGTTTGAAATGGCCCAATGACTTACTTCTAAATAACAGCAAACTCGGCGGCATTCTGATTGAAGGTGGTCAAGCAAAAGCAGGTGACCCAACCTGGATGATTATTGGGGTTGGCATTAACTTACGTAATGCAGAGCTGATTGAAGCAAATTTAGATTCAGGGCTAAAGGTGAGCTCGCTCTCGCAGCTGACCAATACGCTTCCTGATGTTGAATACCTTTGGCTTAAATTAATTGCCTCCCTTGAACAACATCTCGTAGAGTTTGATCTTCATGGCTTTAAACCTTGTCAAGCAACTTGGATGCAGTGGGATGCTTATCAAGATCAGCCTATATATATTTCCGGTGCCGGCAAAGATCCTATTTATGGCATTGCAAAAGGTGTAGATGAAACAGGGGCATTACTATTACAACAAGATAACAAAACAATCGCTATTCATGCGGGTGATGTTTCATTACGGATTCAATCATGAGCCTCTATTTATTTTTTGATGTTGGTAACACACGCCTTAAATGGGCTGCTGTAGAGTCAACTCAAAATCCAAGCGATCAACAAAAAAAGTTATGGGCTTACTCTGGATCAATTAGCAGTAAATCTTTACAGTCTCCAGAACATCGGACTGAGTTGGCTGACTATATTGCTAAAACATTGCCAAAACCGGCCGCTATTGGATTTTGCTGTGTTGCAGGTAAAGAAGCGATCACCAACCTCAAATCCCTATTTCCACAATGGAGCGATCTTGAATGGAGAGAGTTAAAGGGAGATAGTCCTTACACAGGAATGCGCAGCCTGTATCAAGATACTAGCAAGCTCGGGGCTGATCGCTGGGCTGCGCTGATAGGTGCCCGCGCCCTATCGAATAAAAATACTTTAATTGTGAATGCCGGCACTGCTACAACCATCGACCTACTGGGCGCAAATGGCGTACATTACGGCGGTTGGATTTTGCCTGGCCTTGCACTGATGCAAGCCAGTTTGGCAAACAATACTGCGCAGCTAGATTTAGCTACACGCTCAGATCAGCATGGTCTTGGTACTTGCACTAATGATGCAATCATTAGTGGATGTGATGCAGCACAAGTTGGTGCGATCTTGTATGGCATACATCATGCAAAAGAATTAAATATTCCTATCGAAAAAATTTGGCTTGATGGTGGCAATGCCAAAATCCTTGCAAAGGAAATTACACAGACCACTTTACCGGCCAAGCAAGTGCTTGAGGTAACTGATGGATTGGTGCTGCGGGGTACTTGGGCTTGGTTACTACAAAATCTTTAAGAGCGGATCTTACCCAATAGGCTTGTAGTGGAGCGCTCATATAGGAAAGGTATTGCAACAGCCGTACCGCCCCAACTTTTCACCAAATGCGTTTCAGCTAAGGTATCGATTTCATAATCGCCGCCCTTGACGTAAATATCAGGACGAATTTTTTCAATTAAGTTGACTGGTGTTTGTTCGGTAAACAACACAGCCATGTCCACGCTTTCCAGCGCTGCTAACAGCGCCTGACGATCAGCCTCAGAGTTAATAGGCCTGTCATCACCTTTGCCCAACATCTTGACTGAGGCATCTGAATTCACACCCACCACCAAACTAGCGCCCAATGCACGGGCTTGTGCCAAGTAACTAGCATGGCCACGGTGCAGAATATCGAAGACCCCATTAGTAAATACCAATGGTCGAGGAAGATTTGCAAGGCGCGTACCAAGCTGCTCTGGTGGGCAGACTTTAGCTTCAAAAGAGGGGGGTGGCAAATGACTCATAACTCAATATTAATGGCAATCTTGTAAGGCCAGCGTTATTACCCAGAATGTCTTAGACTTGGGCTCTATCAAGCGAATTTAAAGGCGCAATATGCACCGTAATCGAATACATTGGCTCTTTGGCTTATTAATCCTGCTATCTGGACTGCAGACTGCCAATGCTGCGCCCAACTGCAGTCCTCTACTCTCCCATACTTTTCCTCGCCTCCAAGATGAGGCGCCACAAAATCTTTGCCAATACCAAGGCAAAGTCATTTTGGTTGTAAACACAGCGAGCTTTTGTGGCTTTACAAGTCAATACGAAGGCCTTGAGAAGCTCTATGCCAAATACAAAGATCAGGGCTTTGTAGTTTTAGGCTTTCCCTCTAATGACTTCGGACAACAGGAGCCAGGCAGTAATAAGGAGATTGCCGATTTCTGCAAAAACACTTACGACGTGAAATTTCCGATGTTTGCTAAGAGCGTAGTTTCTGGAAGTAATCCAAACCCCTTATTTAAGATGTTGATTGCTAAAACGGGCACAACGCCAAAATGGAATTTCTATAAATACCTAATAGACCGTAATGGCAATGTTATTGATTCTTTTGGAAGCATGACAAAACCCAGTAGCAGCAGCATTACAGGTCCAATTGAAAAGCTTTTAGGAGAAAAAGCGCAGTGAGTAAAAAACAAATTGCCATTATTGGCGCGGGCATCTCGGGATTAGGCTGCGCTTACGCTTTAAGACAACATCCAGAATTTGAAATCACCCTATACGAAGCCGGCAATCATATTGGCGGTCATAGCAATACAGTGGACTTCACTTGCAACATTGATGGACAAGAAATCACCCATGGTGTTGATACCGGATTCTTAGTCTTCAATCGTAAGACCTATCCACGACTTGTTCGGCTATTTGAAGAAATTCAAGCCCCGGTTGCACCTTCAGAAATGTCTTTTTCTGTATCGATTGATGCCACAGGAAAATCTGGGAAACATAAAAAGATTGAATGGGCAGGTAACGACATTAATTCTTTCTTTGGCCAACGATCTAATCTGCTCTCTCCATCATTTTGGAGAATGGCCTACGACATCCTACGCTTTAACCGCTTAGCTACTCAGCTAGCACATCAACAAATTGAAGCGGGTCATTTATATAAAGAGCCCGATGAAAAAATTGCGGATTTTTTAAAGCGTCATCGTTTTAGTCAAAGCTTCAAAGAAAATTATTTTCTCCCAATGATTGGCGCAATTTGGTCATGTTCTGTTGAGCAGATGTTGGAGTTTCCAATTCAGACGATGGTCCGCTTCTGTCATAACCACGGTCTTTTGCAAATTCAAAATCGCCCACAATGGCTTACGATTAAGGGCGGCTCACGAGAGTATGTAAAGCGAATTGTTGCGGCCTTAGTAAAACAACAGGTCACCATTAAGCGCGAGTGTGTTCTGCGCGTAAATACAAGCCAGGGAAGTGAGCAGGTAGAGGTCATCAGCCAGTCAGGCTCAGCGCACTTTGACGAGGTCATCATGGCCTGTCATAGCGACCAAACCCTAGATTTAGTTCATGGCATTGATCAACAAGCTAGGAATATTCTTGCAGCAGTTCCATATCAAAAGAACCGAGCAATTTTGCATACTGATATCCGCTTCTTACCCGAAGCAAAGCACTGCTGGGCAGCGTGGAACTACACCGCAAAATCTGGTGACAAACCAAACGCAAAACAACATGTCAGCGTTAACTATTTAATCAATCGCCTACAGCCACTACCGGATCAACTGCAGAACACACAAATTATTGTTAGTCTGAATCCTTCAGAAGAGCCAGACCCAACACTAGTTCATCAAGAGATTCACTATTCGCACCCCGTGTTTGATATGAGTGCAATACAAGCCCAGAAAGAGCTTCCGATGATTCAAGGAAACGCTTCCATTTGGTATTGCGGCGCCTGGACAGGCTTCGGATTTCATGAGGATGGCTTACGCTCTGGTGAGCTAGTAGCTGAAGCTCTCATTGAAAGCGTCCGCCAACCCATAAGAGCCAAACAAGATATCTAATCAATGGCGCAAGCAAAGATTAACTTTGGAGTAGTAAAACACCAGCGCGTACGGCCGGCTAAGAACGCTTTTGGCTATGGTGTATTTACTGTTTCGATACCCATGCGCGCGCGCAGTGCAGATCCTAAACTCCTTGATCAAAATGGATTAAGCGACAACCACTGGGGGCTTTGTGCATTCTTTGATAAAGACCATGGCCTAGGAGAATCCAATAGCCTGGCATGGATCGAAAAGATTCTTGCTGAGAACGGCGTACAAAATATTGACGGGGAAATTTGGCTGCAAACTTTTCCAAGGGTACTAGGCTATGTCTTTAATCCAGTCAGTTTTTGGATTTGCACTCGAGCTAATGGCAAAGTACAGGCTGTGTTGGCTGAAGTAAATAATACCTTTGGTGAGCGCCACTGCTATTTGCTGCATAAAGATTCTGGTGAAGAGCTTTATTCAGGCGAGACTCTTACTAGCAAAAAAGTATTCCATGTTTCACCGTTTTGTGAAGTGCGAGGCGATTACCACTTTCGCTTTTTATTTCCCAAAGATAGCAGTAGCGGAAAAAACAATGTCTGCCGCATTGAACTGCATGAGGATGGCCTACCCCTAATCAATACCAGCATCAGCGGCACCAGTCGCCCCTTAAGCCAAAGCAATGTTGCCCTGGCGCTGATGCGCTACCCATTGATGAGCTTGGGCGTCATTTTCCGCATTCATTGGCAAGCATTGAAATTGTGGATAAAAGGTGTACCCTTTCATTCAAAACCTAAACCCCCAGAACTTGAAGTCAGCAGATGAATCGCCCCGGACAATCCCTACTCTCTAGATTAAATTTTTCTCGCCCGCAAGGGCAAGCTGGCTCCTCCTATCAATATCAAATTAGTGCAAAGACACTTCTCACACTCTTAACTCAGCTTAGCAGTGGCCATCTAAAAGTCACGTTACCGACTGGTGAAAAGCGTGAGTTTGGCAACCACAGCGATGCTTTACATGCTGAAATTCATGTCTTGGAGTGGTCAGTATTTAAAGAGATCATGTCGCATGGTGATATTGGTTTTGCCGAGAGCTATATCCAGGGGAAATGGAATACTCCTGATCTCAAAGCGCTGCTTGAGCTCGCGATACGTAATCGAACTATTTTAGAAAAAGCCATTTATGGCAATTGGTATGGCTCTATTTTTTATCGCCTCAAGCATTGGCTAAGAGATAACACCAAAGCCGGAAGTCGCAAGAATATTCATGCGCATTACGACTTAGGCAATGCTTTCTATACGCTTTGGCTTGACCCTACCATGAGCTACTCCAGCGCCTGGTTTTCTGAAGGCGATAAGCAAACCTTGGCAGATGCGCAACGAGCAAAGATCAGTCGCATTCTTGACTCACTCCAAACAAAGCCTGGAAATCACATTTTAGAAATTGGCTGTGGCTGGGGCGGTGTAATGGAAGAGTCTCTGCGCAACAATAGGTCCATTACAGGGCTCACCTTATCTACAGAACAAAAAGCTTTCGCAGAAAAACGTTTAGCTACAGTGCAGACACAAGTATCCAATCCCTCTGCATTTGAAGTGCGTCTGCAAGACTATCGTGATTGCCAAGAGAAATTTGATGGCATTGCTTCAGTTGAAATGTTTGAAGCGGTTGGAGAAAAACATTGGCCAGAATATTTTGAAACGATTGCCAAATGCCTTAAAGCTGGTGGCAAAGCCTGCATTCAAACCATCGTCATCGCAGAAGATCTCTTTGATCGCTATCGCCGCAACACTGACTTTATTCAGCAATATGTGTTCCCCGGCGGTATGCTGCCCTCTCGATCAAGCTTTAAGGCAAGCGCTGCTAAAGCTGGATTGCAAATTGAGGATGAGTTTGAATTTGGTACAGATTATGCAAAAACACTTTGCCTTTGGCGTGATAGCTTTAATCAGAAACTTCAAGAGGTCCGTCAATTGGGCTTTGATGAGGCCTTCATTCGACTCTGGAACTTCTACCTGATGTATTGCGCTGCAGGTTTCACTGAACGTAATATTGATGTGGTGCAATTTACCCTCAGTCACCAACCAACATCAACATCTTCTGATACTCTGAGGGCATGAAACAATCTGGTATTGAGAAATTCTCAGGCAAAAGAGTCTGGGTCATTGGCGCCTCTAGCGGCATCGGGGAGGCATGTGCAAAGGCGCTACTTCTCAAAGGTGCGAAGGTAGCGCTTTCTAGCCGAAGGGCAGAACGATTAAACCAAATTGCACTTGCTGGCGGAGATGATCAAACCCTGGTTATTCCATTGGATGTCACAGACGATGCGCAACTAAAAGATGGCTACACAACCATCATGAGCGCTTGGGGTGGAATTGATCTCCTGCTGTTTGTATCAGGAATGTATGTACCGCTCCGCGCAGATAATTTTGATATCAAGGTTGCAGAAAATACGATTGACGCCAATCTTTTGGGGCCGATGAGAGCAGTTGCATTAGTGATGCCAGAAATGCTCAAGGCCCACTCAGGGCATATTGCCATCGTTGGCAGTGTTGCAGGTTATAGCGGTCTTCCAAAGGCTTTAGCCTATGGGCCAAGTAAAGCAGCCATCATTAATTTTTGTGAGAATTTATATTACGACTTACTGCCCACCGGAGTCAGCGTACATATGATCTCACCGGGCTTTGTGGCTACGGAAGCTACTGCACAGAATGACTTTGAAATGCCAGCCCTCATTAGCGCCGAAGAGGCTGCTCAGGAAATTTTGGCAGGGATACATAAGGGGGAATTTGATATTCACTTCCCTAAACGCTTCTCAAGATTCTTAAAGCTTCTGCGAATCTTGCCTTATCCAATCTACTTTTGGATTGTGCGTCGCTTCGTCAAAATCTAAGTAATGATGAAATGATGCAGTGACACGGTAACGAACGCCTCACTGCCTTATTCGTTACTGCTTGTACTTATCTTTGCGGATTTTGTCTTCTAGATAATCCATCACCGCGATGGCTTTAGCTTTGGATCCTGCAATAGAGGGCGATGTTACGTACTTGCCCTGCATCACAATTGTAGGGACTCCATCAATACGATAGGCCTCTGTTAATTGCTTGGCAGCTCGCGCTTTAGATACCACCGCGAATGAGCGATAGGTTGCCAAGAAGGTATTGCGATCAATGCCTTGAGATGCAACCCAATCCGCAATCTCTGACTCAGTTAAGAGACGCTTATTCTCTTTGTGCATGGCATACATGACTTTTTCATTCAAGGCGTCAGCTTTGCCCATAGATTCCAGGGCGTAATACATCTGACTATGCGGCAAGAAATCATCGCGGAAGGCTACAGGAACTCTTTTGAAGACGACATCTTTAGGCTGACGCTTTACCCAGCTGCTCAGCTCAGGCTCAAAGTCGTAACAATGTGGGCATCCATACCAAAAGAATTCAATAACCTCTACTTTCCCTTTGGTTTCTACTGGCTGTGCAATAGGCAGCACACGGTAGTCAAAACCCTCTTCAATTTTTTGGCTCTGCGCTGTAGCCAAGCCACTTAAAGAAAGGAGTGCAAATAAGGTAATGAATCTTTTGCTAAATGAAATCATGATTTACTAGATTTAATT includes the following:
- a CDS encoding alpha/beta hydrolase, producing MNSRTKVIHIQGIVGSMEMSIDLPDELKNDPAFVVRGLALIAHPHPLMGGTMDNKVAQTMARAFNQLGYVSVRPNFRGVGGTEGIHDNGVGELEDLLHVTDWMRTPSSWGQFEATANQSWVANSNTLPLVVSGFSFGSFVGSHLVQRLSDLGRPAERLVMVGSAAGKWTLAQVPADTILIHGELDETIPLVDVLDWARPQELTVQVVPGADHFFHRRLHCIRNIITGAWLGMPDHRK
- a CDS encoding ferredoxin gives rise to the protein MSFSHHLFFCLNQRSNGEECCDQHNAFALFDYAKKRVKELGLAGPGKIRVNKAGCLDRCSDGPVMVIYPEGTWYTFVDKDDVEEIIQSHLIAGRPVERLQLT
- a CDS encoding VanZ family protein — protein: MSLSYALLILYVSLNPFDFDFKNGIVAWAWLNAPLPRFITLFDVSANILAYIPFGFLVMFAAYPRWRNYVALGIALGLSASLALSVETLQSWLPTRIPSQMDWWANILGGLLGGLLAIPLGPQWLSGSAIRRRFDQWFGLNWAACALFLLFPWSQIYPQSSWLGTGVWGHAIFGSVDWGTLVINHVIQETVITTLCWLGVALLLSLGLRTKAPQWRILNGLLGLTVLIKILFTALQFGTEFSLIWLTAGALWGMALGSILLKWALPLMPRTKFWIALICLLGTTIAVNILPDNPYFILTLRHWYQGRLLHFNELMQWVSVVWLPLALVWMIRSAIAPKPKH
- a CDS encoding biotin--[acetyl-CoA-carboxylase] ligase, which translates into the protein MTANCILERVSETKSTNDDLLTRWRAGELIDPVARIAHKQTAGKGRAGRSWLANPEDSLCFSLAFPFKRTPAELSGLSLLVGLAVITGIAQACDLSEAQLQAAGLRLKWPNDLLLNNSKLGGILIEGGQAKAGDPTWMIIGVGINLRNAELIEANLDSGLKVSSLSQLTNTLPDVEYLWLKLIASLEQHLVEFDLHGFKPCQATWMQWDAYQDQPIYISGAGKDPIYGIAKGVDETGALLLQQDNKTIAIHAGDVSLRIQS
- a CDS encoding type III pantothenate kinase, producing the protein MSLYLFFDVGNTRLKWAAVESTQNPSDQQKKLWAYSGSISSKSLQSPEHRTELADYIAKTLPKPAAIGFCCVAGKEAITNLKSLFPQWSDLEWRELKGDSPYTGMRSLYQDTSKLGADRWAALIGARALSNKNTLIVNAGTATTIDLLGANGVHYGGWILPGLALMQASLANNTAQLDLATRSDQHGLGTCTNDAIISGCDAAQVGAILYGIHHAKELNIPIEKIWLDGGNAKILAKEITQTTLPAKQVLEVTDGLVLRGTWAWLLQNL
- the rfaE2 gene encoding D-glycero-beta-D-manno-heptose 1-phosphate adenylyltransferase; the encoded protein is MSHLPPPSFEAKVCPPEQLGTRLANLPRPLVFTNGVFDILHRGHASYLAQARALGASLVVGVNSDASVKMLGKGDDRPINSEADRQALLAALESVDMAVLFTEQTPVNLIEKIRPDIYVKGGDYEIDTLAETHLVKSWGGTAVAIPFLYERSTTSLLGKIRS
- a CDS encoding glutathione peroxidase; protein product: MHRNRIHWLFGLLILLSGLQTANAAPNCSPLLSHTFPRLQDEAPQNLCQYQGKVILVVNTASFCGFTSQYEGLEKLYAKYKDQGFVVLGFPSNDFGQQEPGSNKEIADFCKNTYDVKFPMFAKSVVSGSNPNPLFKMLIAKTGTTPKWNFYKYLIDRNGNVIDSFGSMTKPSSSSITGPIEKLLGEKAQ
- a CDS encoding NAD(P)/FAD-dependent oxidoreductase produces the protein MSKKQIAIIGAGISGLGCAYALRQHPEFEITLYEAGNHIGGHSNTVDFTCNIDGQEITHGVDTGFLVFNRKTYPRLVRLFEEIQAPVAPSEMSFSVSIDATGKSGKHKKIEWAGNDINSFFGQRSNLLSPSFWRMAYDILRFNRLATQLAHQQIEAGHLYKEPDEKIADFLKRHRFSQSFKENYFLPMIGAIWSCSVEQMLEFPIQTMVRFCHNHGLLQIQNRPQWLTIKGGSREYVKRIVAALVKQQVTIKRECVLRVNTSQGSEQVEVISQSGSAHFDEVIMACHSDQTLDLVHGIDQQARNILAAVPYQKNRAILHTDIRFLPEAKHCWAAWNYTAKSGDKPNAKQHVSVNYLINRLQPLPDQLQNTQIIVSLNPSEEPDPTLVHQEIHYSHPVFDMSAIQAQKELPMIQGNASIWYCGAWTGFGFHEDGLRSGELVAEALIESVRQPIRAKQDI
- a CDS encoding DUF1365 domain-containing protein, whose translation is MAQAKINFGVVKHQRVRPAKNAFGYGVFTVSIPMRARSADPKLLDQNGLSDNHWGLCAFFDKDHGLGESNSLAWIEKILAENGVQNIDGEIWLQTFPRVLGYVFNPVSFWICTRANGKVQAVLAEVNNTFGERHCYLLHKDSGEELYSGETLTSKKVFHVSPFCEVRGDYHFRFLFPKDSSSGKNNVCRIELHEDGLPLINTSISGTSRPLSQSNVALALMRYPLMSLGVIFRIHWQALKLWIKGVPFHSKPKPPELEVSR
- a CDS encoding cyclopropane-fatty-acyl-phospholipid synthase family protein, with the translated sequence MNRPGQSLLSRLNFSRPQGQAGSSYQYQISAKTLLTLLTQLSSGHLKVTLPTGEKREFGNHSDALHAEIHVLEWSVFKEIMSHGDIGFAESYIQGKWNTPDLKALLELAIRNRTILEKAIYGNWYGSIFYRLKHWLRDNTKAGSRKNIHAHYDLGNAFYTLWLDPTMSYSSAWFSEGDKQTLADAQRAKISRILDSLQTKPGNHILEIGCGWGGVMEESLRNNRSITGLTLSTEQKAFAEKRLATVQTQVSNPSAFEVRLQDYRDCQEKFDGIASVEMFEAVGEKHWPEYFETIAKCLKAGGKACIQTIVIAEDLFDRYRRNTDFIQQYVFPGGMLPSRSSFKASAAKAGLQIEDEFEFGTDYAKTLCLWRDSFNQKLQEVRQLGFDEAFIRLWNFYLMYCAAGFTERNIDVVQFTLSHQPTSTSSDTLRA
- a CDS encoding SDR family oxidoreductase; the protein is MKQSGIEKFSGKRVWVIGASSGIGEACAKALLLKGAKVALSSRRAERLNQIALAGGDDQTLVIPLDVTDDAQLKDGYTTIMSAWGGIDLLLFVSGMYVPLRADNFDIKVAENTIDANLLGPMRAVALVMPEMLKAHSGHIAIVGSVAGYSGLPKALAYGPSKAAIINFCENLYYDLLPTGVSVHMISPGFVATEATAQNDFEMPALISAEEAAQEILAGIHKGEFDIHFPKRFSRFLKLLRILPYPIYFWIVRRFVKI
- a CDS encoding thiol:disulfide interchange protein DsbA/DsbL gives rise to the protein MISFSKRFITLFALLSLSGLATAQSQKIEEGFDYRVLPIAQPVETKGKVEVIEFFWYGCPHCYDFEPELSSWVKRQPKDVVFKRVPVAFRDDFLPHSQMYYALESMGKADALNEKVMYAMHKENKRLLTESEIADWVASQGIDRNTFLATYRSFAVVSKARAAKQLTEAYRIDGVPTIVMQGKYVTSPSIAGSKAKAIAVMDYLEDKIRKDKYKQ